Proteins from one Deinococcus actinosclerus genomic window:
- a CDS encoding VOC family protein, with protein sequence MLKHVSFLTRDIGVTVAFYERLGATTEKHLTTGEGHRRAVLRLGDGLLQFFQVTGETPAPHLHWAEHIALHVTGLRDLLPKLKEDGVTVTRDLQPSPSGRDMAFVQDPDGRQVELLEA encoded by the coding sequence ATGCTCAAGCACGTCTCCTTCCTCACGCGCGACATCGGCGTGACCGTCGCCTTCTACGAACGCCTCGGGGCCACCACCGAGAAGCACCTCACCACGGGCGAGGGCCACCGCCGCGCCGTCCTGCGCCTCGGGGACGGCCTCCTCCAGTTCTTCCAGGTGACCGGCGAGACCCCCGCCCCGCACCTCCACTGGGCCGAACACATCGCCCTGCACGTCACCGGCCTGCGCGACCTCCTCCCCAAACTGAAAGAGGACGGCGTGACCGTCACCCGCGACCTGCAACCCAGCCCCAGCGGCCGCGACATGGCCTTCGTGCAGGACCCCGACGGGCGGCAGGTGGAACTCCTCGAAGCCTGA
- a CDS encoding RBBP9/YdeN family alpha/beta hydrolase produces the protein MTPTIVIVPGLGDSGPEHWQSLWTGKFGAARVRQDEPDRPTPETWSARLQEVIDATPGDLVLIGHSCGVLNIVHWARLTGGHPRVKGAMLVGPTDADRAFEAYPTVADMAPVPMQPLPFPALVVASENDPFASFERAQAFAEAWDAEFISAGEAGHINVASGHGDWPDGEVLLSEALHSWTPPDIVRM, from the coding sequence ATGACGCCGACCATCGTGATCGTGCCGGGCCTGGGGGACAGCGGCCCGGAGCACTGGCAGAGCCTCTGGACCGGGAAGTTCGGCGCGGCGCGCGTGCGGCAGGACGAACCGGACCGGCCCACCCCCGAGACGTGGTCGGCCCGCCTTCAGGAGGTCATCGACGCGACGCCCGGCGACCTGGTCCTGATCGGGCACTCGTGCGGCGTGCTGAACATCGTGCACTGGGCGCGCCTGACCGGCGGGCACCCGCGCGTGAAGGGCGCCATGCTGGTCGGACCCACCGACGCCGACCGCGCGTTCGAGGCGTACCCCACCGTGGCGGATATGGCCCCCGTCCCCATGCAGCCCCTGCCGTTCCCGGCCCTGGTGGTCGCCAGCGAGAACGACCCCTTCGCCAGCTTCGAGCGGGCGCAGGCCTTCGCCGAAGCCTGGGACGCCGAATTCATCTCGGCGGGCGAGGCCGGGCACATCAACGTCGCCAGTGGACACGGCGACTGGCCCGACGGCGAGGTGCTCCTGAGCGAGGCCCTGCACTCCTGGACGCCACCGGACATCGTGCGGATGTGA
- the trxA gene encoding thioredoxin: MKPVELTDSNFNNEIGEGLTLVDFWAPWCGPCRIIAPVIEELAGQYEGKVKIAKLNVDENPVTQGQYRVMSIPTLILFKDGQPVEGVVGAQPKRAFEALLDKYSNAETASA, from the coding sequence ATGAAGCCTGTGGAACTCACGGACAGCAACTTTAACAACGAGATCGGCGAGGGCCTGACCCTGGTGGACTTCTGGGCCCCCTGGTGCGGCCCCTGCCGCATCATCGCCCCCGTCATCGAGGAACTCGCCGGGCAGTACGAGGGCAAGGTCAAGATCGCGAAACTGAACGTCGACGAGAACCCCGTCACGCAGGGCCAGTACCGCGTCATGAGCATCCCCACGCTGATCCTCTTCAAGGACGGCCAGCCGGTCGAGGGCGTCGTCGGCGCCCAGCCCAAGCGCGCCTTCGAAGCGCTGCTGGACAAGTACAGCAATGCCGAAACCGCCAGCGCCTGA
- a CDS encoding DUF309 domain-containing protein → MTVTESGDFRRGAELFARGEWWEAHEAWERPWLTARGDDRAFLQALILLAAALHKRWAHGSLTHRNYDKALRYLDALPAEYAGVDLARLRADVWDALRATARPEAGHPALRVMGGGPFPA, encoded by the coding sequence ATGACGGTCACGGAATCCGGGGATTTCCGGCGCGGCGCCGAGCTGTTCGCGCGCGGCGAGTGGTGGGAGGCGCACGAGGCCTGGGAGCGTCCGTGGCTGACCGCGCGCGGGGACGACCGGGCGTTCCTGCAGGCCCTGATCCTGCTCGCGGCCGCGCTGCATAAACGCTGGGCGCACGGCAGCCTGACCCACCGCAACTACGATAAGGCCCTGCGGTACCTGGACGCGCTGCCCGCCGAGTACGCGGGCGTAGATCTCGCGCGGCTGCGCGCCGACGTCTGGGACGCGCTCCGGGCCACCGCGCGGCCGGAAGCGGGGCACCCCGCGCTGCGTGTGATGGGGGGTGGGCCGTTCCCCGCGTGA
- a CDS encoding NYN domain-containing protein, producing MERIALFIDGANVYAAAKRLGWNFDHRKILEHFAAPGRLYNAFYYTAVPTPIDDKQKRFTDALTYMGYTVRTRPLREATDDSGDTYRRASLDIEIVTDLLTTSDQYDTAVLLTGDGDFERPVEVLRARGKRVVVASIAEMTSYELRNAADLYVDFKDIREHVERPGYRLPSEQRGQENRPFYTSAALDGDDR from the coding sequence ATGGAACGCATTGCACTCTTTATTGACGGCGCGAACGTGTACGCGGCAGCCAAACGACTCGGGTGGAACTTCGACCACCGCAAGATCCTGGAGCACTTCGCCGCTCCGGGCCGCCTGTACAACGCCTTCTACTACACGGCCGTCCCCACCCCCATTGACGACAAGCAGAAGCGCTTCACGGACGCCCTGACGTACATGGGTTACACCGTGCGAACCCGCCCGCTGCGCGAGGCGACCGACGACAGCGGCGACACCTACCGCCGCGCCAGCCTGGACATCGAGATCGTCACGGACCTGCTGACCACCAGTGACCAGTACGACACCGCGGTGCTGCTGACCGGCGACGGGGACTTCGAGCGTCCGGTCGAGGTGCTGCGCGCGCGCGGCAAGCGCGTCGTGGTGGCCAGCATCGCCGAGATGACGAGCTACGAGCTGCGTAACGCCGCCGACCTGTACGTGGACTTCAAGGACATCCGCGAGCACGTCGAGCGTCCCGGCTACCGCCTGCCCAGCGAGCAGCGCGGGCAGGAGAACCGGCCCTTCTACACGTCCGCCGCGCTCGACGGCGACGACCGCTGA
- the plsX gene encoding phosphate acyltransferase PlsX yields the protein MSLPVALDAMGGDHGAPPNVEGAVQAARAGVPVILVGDRVKLHAELGRHAGSASLPIEVVEATDVIGMDEHASDVRSRTQASINVASRLVKEGRASAVVSMGHSGATMASALLTLGRIKGVERPAILTHLPAKGGFTTLLDAGANADVKASYYAQWARLASVYLKVVEDRENPTVGLLSIGEEDHKGSALVLEAHGLLRALHGRGVNFHGNVEGRDIFRNTTDIVVTDGFTGNVVLKLAEGEAKVLFGWVKEALQSSLKSKLGGLLVRGALRGLAERMDPSTYGASLLIGVRGLAFIGHGSADARAVKNALLRAARAHEANLIPRLEAAFTEQTSG from the coding sequence ATGAGCCTGCCGGTCGCGCTGGACGCCATGGGCGGCGATCACGGCGCCCCGCCCAACGTCGAGGGGGCGGTGCAGGCCGCCCGCGCGGGCGTGCCCGTGATCCTCGTGGGGGACCGCGTGAAACTCCACGCGGAACTCGGGCGGCACGCGGGCAGCGCGAGTCTGCCCATCGAGGTCGTCGAGGCGACCGACGTGATCGGCATGGACGAGCACGCCAGCGACGTGCGCAGCCGCACCCAGGCGAGCATCAACGTCGCCTCGCGGCTCGTGAAGGAAGGCCGCGCCTCGGCCGTGGTCAGCATGGGTCACAGCGGCGCCACCATGGCGTCGGCGCTGCTCACGCTGGGCCGCATCAAGGGCGTCGAGCGGCCCGCGATCCTCACGCACCTGCCCGCGAAGGGAGGCTTCACCACCCTGCTCGACGCCGGGGCGAACGCGGACGTGAAGGCCAGCTACTACGCGCAGTGGGCGCGGCTGGCCAGCGTGTACCTGAAGGTCGTCGAGGACCGCGAGAACCCCACCGTGGGGCTGCTCTCCATCGGCGAGGAGGACCACAAGGGCAGCGCGCTGGTTCTGGAGGCACACGGGCTGCTGCGCGCCCTGCACGGCCGGGGCGTGAACTTCCACGGGAACGTGGAGGGCCGCGACATCTTCCGCAACACCACCGACATCGTCGTGACCGACGGGTTCACCGGGAACGTCGTGCTGAAGCTCGCCGAGGGTGAGGCAAAGGTGCTGTTCGGCTGGGTCAAGGAAGCCCTACAGAGCAGTCTCAAGAGCAAGCTGGGCGGCCTGCTCGTGCGCGGCGCGCTGCGCGGCCTGGCCGAGCGGATGGACCCCAGCACGTACGGCGCGAGCCTCTTGATCGGCGTGCGCGGCCTGGCGTTCATCGGGCACGGCAGCGCCGACGCCCGCGCCGTCAAGAACGCCCTGCTGCGCGCCGCGCGCGCGCACGAGGCGAACCTGATTCCCCGCCTGGAGGCGGCCTTCACCGAACAGACCTCCGGCTGA
- a CDS encoding mechanosensitive ion channel family protein, producing the protein MLQELSVQIVKPQVWVGLALTAVAAYAIYRFGRVLIGALEPHVPARLRPALKWLWWLVVIVGWLAVATAVAYLPSVPVLFSLGRDIMDGFRHSAGQLVVVIAMALIAWNLIGTLAQRIVAEQEFNRRSVRVQTLKGVVESTLRVVVVILSVIAGLQALGVNATSLLAGVSVLGLAVGFGAQSLIKDVFNGFFILLEDQYGVGDVITVNTGQLSGGVERLNLRVTALRALDGTVHIIPNGQIATVSVSSKDWSRVVAQVDVTYAANIDDALRVLEQVSSEIYEADEWKHFFLEAPEQQGVTQLAPDGVTLRALFKVQPKSQYAIGREFNRRIKIAMDEAGIEIPFPQRSLNFGGSPIEIKLTREDLGRDPRGGQDRGHAPVKPTLTRDPEENENT; encoded by the coding sequence ATGTTGCAGGAACTCAGTGTCCAGATCGTCAAACCACAGGTGTGGGTGGGCCTCGCGCTGACCGCAGTGGCCGCGTACGCCATCTACCGCTTCGGACGTGTGCTGATCGGCGCGCTGGAACCCCACGTGCCCGCCCGCCTGCGCCCCGCCCTGAAGTGGCTGTGGTGGCTGGTCGTGATCGTTGGCTGGCTGGCGGTCGCCACCGCCGTGGCTTACCTGCCCAGCGTGCCGGTGCTGTTCAGCCTGGGCCGCGACATCATGGACGGCTTCCGTCACAGCGCCGGGCAGCTCGTTGTGGTGATCGCCATGGCCCTGATCGCCTGGAACCTGATCGGCACGCTCGCGCAGCGCATCGTGGCCGAACAGGAATTCAACCGCCGCAGCGTCCGCGTGCAGACCCTCAAGGGCGTGGTGGAGAGCACCCTGCGGGTCGTGGTCGTCATCCTGAGCGTCATCGCGGGTCTCCAGGCGCTCGGCGTGAACGCCACCAGCCTCCTGGCCGGGGTGTCCGTGCTGGGCCTCGCCGTGGGCTTCGGCGCGCAGAGCCTCATCAAGGACGTCTTCAACGGCTTTTTCATCCTGCTCGAGGACCAGTACGGCGTGGGCGACGTGATCACCGTGAACACCGGGCAGCTCTCCGGCGGCGTGGAGCGCCTGAACCTGCGCGTCACCGCCCTGCGCGCACTGGACGGCACCGTGCACATCATCCCCAACGGGCAGATCGCCACCGTCAGCGTCAGCAGCAAGGACTGGTCGAGGGTGGTCGCGCAGGTGGACGTCACGTACGCCGCGAACATCGACGACGCCCTGCGCGTGCTCGAACAGGTCAGCAGCGAGATCTACGAGGCCGACGAGTGGAAGCACTTCTTCCTGGAGGCGCCCGAGCAGCAGGGCGTCACGCAGCTCGCCCCGGACGGCGTGACCCTGCGCGCCCTGTTCAAGGTGCAGCCCAAGAGCCAGTACGCCATCGGGCGGGAATTCAACCGCCGCATCAAGATCGCCATGGACGAGGCCGGGATCGAGATTCCCTTCCCGCAGCGCAGCCTGAACTTCGGCGGCTCACCCATCGAGATCAAGCTCACCCGCGAGGATCTGGGCCGCGACCCGCGCGGCGGCCAGGACCGCGGTCACGCCCCGGTGAAACCCACCCTGACCCGCGACCCCGAGGAGAACGAGAACACCTGA
- a CDS encoding cysteine desulfurase family protein: MIYLDYAATHPMTPEALAAYAQAAALPGNPASVHAAGQAARERLEEGRARVAAAFGVDPRTLIANGGGTEGDNHVLLGVTRAWQDRHGRPGHLITTPTEHSAVLAPARALAAQGWAVTFLTPDRFGRYEPAQLAGALRSDTALVSIHHANNEVGAVQDTPALAALAAARGVPYHTDAVQAPGVLPVDLTGWGVTFATFSAHKWGGPRGVGFLYVRRGTELPPVTLGGGQEGGVRPGTQDTAGVYAAGVALSHASAAQPATLAHLGALREQFMREVAGIPDLGVNHAPDSSPKVVNVTVGGADGEALLMNLDMLGVAASAGSACSAGTMQPSHVLTTLGLDEAQARASLRFSFGAATTPAEVSAAAQALTQAAAWSRA; this comes from the coding sequence GTGATCTACCTGGATTACGCGGCGACGCATCCCATGACCCCGGAGGCCCTGGCGGCGTACGCGCAGGCGGCGGCGCTGCCCGGCAATCCGGCCAGCGTGCACGCGGCGGGGCAGGCGGCCCGCGAGCGGCTGGAAGAGGGCCGCGCGCGCGTGGCGGCGGCGTTCGGGGTGGACCCGCGCACCCTGATCGCCAACGGCGGCGGCACCGAGGGCGACAATCACGTGCTGCTGGGGGTCACGCGCGCGTGGCAGGACCGGCATGGGCGGCCCGGGCACCTGATCACCACGCCCACCGAGCACTCGGCGGTGCTGGCCCCCGCGCGGGCGCTGGCGGCGCAGGGCTGGGCGGTCACGTTCCTGACCCCGGACCGCTTCGGACGCTATGAGCCGGCGCAGCTGGCGGGCGCGCTGCGCAGTGATACGGCGCTGGTGTCCATCCACCACGCGAACAACGAGGTCGGCGCGGTGCAGGACACCCCGGCGCTGGCAGCCCTGGCGGCGGCGCGGGGCGTGCCGTACCACACGGACGCCGTGCAGGCGCCGGGCGTGCTGCCGGTGGACCTGACGGGCTGGGGCGTGACCTTCGCGACCTTCAGCGCGCACAAGTGGGGCGGCCCGCGCGGCGTGGGCTTCCTGTACGTGCGCCGGGGAACCGAGCTGCCGCCCGTGACGCTCGGCGGCGGTCAGGAAGGCGGCGTGCGCCCCGGCACGCAGGACACCGCCGGGGTATATGCGGCCGGCGTGGCCCTCAGCCACGCCTCAGCGGCGCAGCCCGCGACCCTGGCGCACCTGGGGGCGCTGCGCGAGCAGTTCATGCGGGAGGTCGCGGGCATCCCGGACCTGGGCGTGAATCACGCGCCGGACAGCAGCCCGAAGGTCGTGAACGTCACCGTGGGCGGCGCGGACGGCGAGGCGCTGCTGATGAACCTCGACATGCTGGGCGTCGCGGCCAGCGCCGGGAGTGCGTGCAGCGCGGGCACCATGCAGCCCAGCCACGTCCTGACCACCCTGGGGCTGGATGAGGCGCAGGCGCGCGCCTCGCTGCGCTTCAGTTTCGGCGCGGCCACCACGCCTGCCGAGGTCAGCGCGGCGGCGCAGGCCCTCACGCAGGCCGCCGCCTGGAGCCGCGCCTAG
- a CDS encoding PASTA domain-containing protein — protein MTGQVGRVKVIDGKYEVLREVSVQGPVTLSEVRAAEGVTRQVAWFNVATPADRQAFHAYRTALRALSPAGLTDVVARPGAFYAVWQPVTGQPLEAALAHKGVPQDLVENVQALAGALAEHGYALEDAQVLVEGHELRVAYLTPQLTPRTPEDIAARNAATLAPLKKARVKRRREPGAWLTFIPGLLLLGGATYVGAQAVQIYLNPPVKPVSNVVGQAAKQAAQELTSAGFRVEYVKGQAAGRAVGSIIRQDPAANSNLPVGRLVTLTVNNPPAIEVPRLEEMTPDQARDALKGNAMTVGKIVKVDGTLTGTPEGRIVAQLPEAGSTAQQGQAVQLMVSTGITGKKTWLPILAGFAYEDALKVVRTAGLVVTKVTPQPSDRKEGTVLSQTPAAFENVTTGSPVTLTVAAPRYSAPSRPAGSLPLPPPVQDPEPAPQTEPSTAEPVTPEPSGVDSAAGGSEEIPAVPVTDATPQVAGPAPRSVSLSYTFPTDLPGGTYTLVVRDASGERPLNLNTEAAALAGKQISTTATVTGDAVFVIRRDGQDFAQVTP, from the coding sequence ATGACGGGTCAGGTGGGCAGGGTGAAAGTCATTGACGGCAAGTACGAGGTGCTGCGGGAGGTGTCCGTGCAGGGCCCGGTCACGCTGTCCGAGGTCCGCGCGGCGGAGGGCGTCACGCGGCAGGTGGCGTGGTTCAACGTGGCGACGCCCGCCGACCGGCAGGCCTTCCACGCGTACCGCACCGCGCTGCGCGCCCTGAGCCCGGCGGGCCTGACGGACGTCGTCGCGCGGCCCGGCGCGTTCTACGCGGTGTGGCAGCCCGTGACGGGTCAGCCGCTGGAAGCGGCACTGGCGCACAAGGGCGTCCCACAGGACCTCGTGGAAAACGTGCAGGCGCTCGCCGGTGCGCTGGCCGAGCACGGGTACGCGCTGGAGGACGCGCAGGTCCTCGTGGAGGGCCATGAGCTGCGCGTCGCCTACCTGACACCGCAACTCACGCCCCGCACCCCCGAGGACATCGCGGCGCGCAACGCGGCGACCCTCGCCCCGCTGAAGAAGGCCCGCGTGAAACGCCGCCGCGAGCCGGGCGCGTGGCTGACGTTCATTCCCGGCCTGCTGCTGCTGGGCGGCGCGACATATGTGGGCGCGCAGGCCGTGCAGATCTACCTGAATCCACCCGTGAAACCCGTTTCGAACGTGGTGGGGCAGGCCGCGAAGCAGGCCGCGCAGGAACTGACCAGCGCGGGCTTCCGCGTCGAGTACGTCAAGGGGCAGGCCGCTGGCCGCGCGGTCGGGTCGATCATCCGGCAGGATCCCGCCGCGAATTCTAACCTCCCGGTCGGCCGACTGGTGACCCTGACCGTGAACAATCCCCCGGCGATCGAGGTGCCGCGCCTGGAGGAGATGACGCCCGATCAGGCGCGGGACGCCCTGAAGGGCAATGCCATGACGGTCGGGAAGATCGTGAAGGTCGACGGCACCCTGACCGGCACGCCGGAGGGCCGCATCGTGGCGCAGCTGCCCGAGGCGGGGTCCACGGCGCAGCAGGGACAGGCCGTGCAGCTGATGGTCAGCACCGGCATCACGGGCAAGAAGACCTGGCTGCCGATCCTGGCGGGCTTTGCCTACGAGGACGCCCTGAAGGTCGTGCGCACGGCCGGACTGGTCGTGACGAAGGTCACCCCGCAGCCCAGTGACCGCAAGGAAGGCACGGTGCTCTCGCAGACGCCGGCCGCGTTCGAGAACGTCACGACCGGCAGTCCCGTGACGCTGACGGTGGCCGCGCCGCGCTACAGCGCGCCCAGCCGCCCGGCGGGCAGTCTGCCGCTGCCGCCACCCGTGCAGGACCCCGAACCGGCGCCCCAGACCGAGCCGTCCACAGCTGAACCCGTGACACCTGAACCGAGCGGTGTGGACTCGGCAGCGGGCGGCAGCGAGGAGATCCCGGCGGTCCCGGTGACCGACGCCACGCCGCAGGTGGCGGGACCGGCGCCGCGCAGCGTCAGCCTGAGTTACACCTTCCCCACCGACCTGCCCGGGGGCACGTACACCCTGGTCGTGCGGGACGCCAGTGGCGAGCGGCCCCTGAACCTGAACACCGAGGCCGCCGCGCTGGCCGGGAAGCAGATCAGCACCACGGCGACCGTGACGGGCGACGCGGTGTTCGTCATCCGGCGCGACGGGCAGGACTTCGCGCAGGTGACCCCCTGA
- a CDS encoding AzlD domain-containing protein, with translation MSGWLVILLMWAVTYPARLLGLSLGRLELPPFWLAFLRFVPVSVFAALIVPDVLGSPEWARRLIGAVVGGALLWRTRNLALGILGGFAAYWAARLLGL, from the coding sequence GTGAGCGGCTGGCTGGTGATCCTGCTGATGTGGGCGGTGACGTACCCGGCGCGGCTGCTGGGGCTCAGCCTGGGCCGCCTGGAGTTGCCGCCGTTCTGGCTGGCGTTCCTGCGCTTCGTGCCGGTCAGCGTGTTCGCGGCGCTGATCGTCCCGGACGTGCTGGGCAGCCCCGAGTGGGCGCGGCGGCTGATCGGGGCCGTGGTGGGCGGGGCGCTGCTGTGGCGCACCCGGAACCTCGCGCTGGGCATCCTGGGGGGCTTCGCGGCGTACTGGGCGGCGCGGCTGCTGGGCCTGTGA